From the Myxococcus stipitatus genome, the window GCTGCTCGAGCTCGCGGGCGACCTACGCTTCGCGAGGGAAGCCCGGCACCGCACTGGCACAGGCCCCACCCGGACACCGCCTGGCTCTGGGGGCCTTCCACTACGGAGCCTCCTCGATTTGGAAGGAGGCGGAGGGGAGTGATTCTGCCGTGAAGCCGTTTGCAGCATCGCTTGGCTCAGGCGTCAAAGCGATAAAGTGACAAGTCGGCTTGTGAATAAGCTGTCCCGGACGTGCGGAGCTCGGACAGGCGGTAGTCGCCAGTGAGGCCCAGTTCTGCGATGTGCTCGGACACCACAATCAGCGTTGGGGCGTTGGCAATCCGGAATATGTCCAGCTCCGGGAGTTGCTCCGGGTCCAGCCAGTAATCCCCGGGGAGGCGCCAGTCCTCCCGCCCGCAGACACGACACGCTGGCGGAGTTGGGCCGATGCAGTCGACGGCCAATCCACCCGCGAGCGATAGGTGGAGCTCGGCCACCGGCGCTTGGCGCCCGTGCAGGACCGGCCACACGGGCGTGATGCCACGCAGGCCCTCGAGCAGCGCGAGGGCATCGGGGCGGGCCCAGGCCGTCCACGGGTCAGTCAGCGTGAGCTGGCCCCACTCGCCGCGTGCGCGCCCGACCAGGGGGCCGAACGATGTGCCTGGTGGTAGTTGCGTCCCTGGTGGGCAGCGGGTCCGGACCAGCTCCGCGAGCCGGGCGTAGTCGGCGTAGGGCGCTGCGCGCGCGTCCTCGAGCTCGTGGGCTGCCTCCAGGCCGGTCAAGTCGACGGCCGGATAGTCGACGCTTCCCGCCCATGTCTCGTGGCACCCCGGGCAATCCTCGACCCCTGGGAGAGACCATTGACGTGCCCCCTCGATGGTGCCGGTCCAAGTCGCGGTGTCGCTCGGCTGGATCTCGTAGTAGCGCATCGGAGTCCTCAGTCACGGGGCGTCGGCTGACGCATGGGGTGGGAGCGGGGGCAGGTCGAACTGCTGCCAGTAGGTCATGGGGATGCCCCACATCTTGTATTTGGCCATGAGGTAGCTCGCGTGGTCGTAGTGGGCCTGTCGCGTGGCCTGCCCCTTGGTCCGGCGCCGAAACTCTAGCCACTCGGTATTC encodes:
- the sitI6 gene encoding SitI6 family double-CXXCG motif immunity protein encodes the protein MRYYEIQPSDTATWTGTIEGARQWSLPGVEDCPGCHETWAGSVDYPAVDLTGLEAAHELEDARAAPYADYARLAELVRTRCPPGTQLPPGTSFGPLVGRARGEWGQLTLTDPWTAWARPDALALLEGLRGITPVWPVLHGRQAPVAELHLSLAGGLAVDCIGPTPPACRVCGREDWRLPGDYWLDPEQLPELDIFRIANAPTLIVVSEHIAELGLTGDYRLSELRTSGTAYSQADLSLYRFDA